One region of Bacteriovorax sp. Seq25_V genomic DNA includes:
- a CDS encoding site-2 protease family protein, translating into MDISLFIEKLALCLPGFLFAIVIHEAGHAWMAMKFGDDTAKYQGRLTLNPAVHYDLVGTIIFPLIGLMIGPIPFGWAKPVPVDPRRFRNMKAGIFWVSFAGPGANILMALVSTFLFALFYTQLPLDFIVRKELIKMSEYSVLINIVLAVFNLIPFPPLDGSKMVSTFLDYNMARKYEELQRYSFVFILLLWFTNIFSYLLQPALYLGYAAMNLFVWMMG; encoded by the coding sequence ATGGATATTTCACTTTTTATTGAAAAATTAGCGCTCTGCCTCCCTGGCTTTCTTTTCGCTATCGTAATTCACGAAGCTGGTCACGCCTGGATGGCAATGAAGTTCGGTGACGACACAGCTAAATATCAGGGAAGACTTACATTAAACCCTGCTGTTCACTATGATTTAGTGGGAACAATTATATTTCCACTTATTGGTCTTATGATTGGTCCGATCCCTTTTGGTTGGGCTAAACCGGTTCCAGTTGATCCACGTCGTTTTAGAAATATGAAGGCAGGAATTTTTTGGGTAAGTTTCGCGGGACCTGGGGCAAATATTTTGATGGCCCTTGTTTCAACATTTCTTTTTGCGCTTTTTTACACGCAACTACCACTTGATTTTATTGTGAGAAAAGAGCTGATTAAGATGAGTGAGTACTCAGTTCTGATCAATATCGTTCTTGCTGTTTTCAACCTGATTCCATTTCCTCCTCTAGATGGTTCGAAAATGGTTTCAACATTTCTTGATTATAATATGGCCAGAAAGTATGAGGAACTACAGAGGTATAGCTTTGTGTTCATTTTACTACTTTGGTTTACAAATATTTTTTCATATCTCCTACAACCGGCGCTTTACCTTGGGTATGCGGCGATGAATTTATTTGTTTGGATGATGGGGTAG
- a CDS encoding BPSS1780 family membrane protein has protein sequence MDYEEIVVSNSIGKAVDWIKETLSLTKKQYWMFFMFFIIAFVVSMIVGVIPILGILNIPIGAIFAGGYAFCAYKADQGHDVYIEDFFSSFRRRMWDYLKIVLILCGVGLLLIFPLLILGGTFAAIGVSNQETLMAALNQPIGVVLAGLTVIVSLVTALVCMAMLYVYSCSIVIVTLHDLSVKESLLLALSGCKKNFLTYVFHLILWIFIYIIAAIPLGLGLIILIPTVVTGSYVIYKNSFKLPVSVLITSEEEEAGEETTV, from the coding sequence ATGGATTACGAAGAAATCGTAGTAAGTAATAGTATTGGGAAAGCAGTCGACTGGATTAAAGAGACATTGAGTCTGACAAAAAAACAGTACTGGATGTTCTTTATGTTCTTCATCATCGCTTTTGTTGTCTCGATGATTGTTGGAGTTATCCCTATCCTTGGGATTTTAAACATTCCTATTGGTGCTATTTTCGCTGGAGGGTATGCCTTTTGTGCTTATAAAGCAGATCAAGGGCACGATGTTTACATCGAAGATTTTTTTAGCAGTTTTCGCAGAAGAATGTGGGACTACTTAAAAATTGTATTGATTCTTTGCGGAGTTGGTCTCTTATTGATCTTTCCTCTATTGATTCTTGGTGGAACCTTTGCCGCGATTGGAGTAAGTAATCAGGAAACTTTGATGGCCGCCTTGAATCAGCCAATTGGAGTGGTTCTAGCGGGGTTAACGGTAATTGTTTCACTAGTAACGGCTTTAGTATGTATGGCGATGCTGTACGTCTATAGCTGCTCTATTGTTATTGTCACTCTACATGATTTAAGTGTTAAGGAATCACTTCTGTTGGCCCTTAGTGGTTGTAAAAAAAATTTCTTAACTTATGTGTTTCATCTCATTCTGTGGATTTTTATCTATATAATTGCAGCTATTCCGTTAGGACTTGGTTTGATTATTTTAATACCAACAGTCGTAACAGGCTCATACGTCATATATAAGAACTCATTTAAATTACCTGTGTCCGTATTGATTACAAGTGAAGAAGAGGAAGCTGGAGAAGAGACTACTGTTTAG
- a CDS encoding ScpA family protein, with amino-acid sequence MLDTTINVKTDFFDGPLSLLLMLIQKEQMSVKELDLTKITKQYLDYLADMKELNFDIAGDYLYLASTLVLLKSKNCITEEENTALMTELGAGDSLNITSQAELIRRLEELQHFQKMGQKLWELPKKGTDIFVKPKINRQEIVNSILTPMDLEKLTLSMVDFLFRENRKYTVVKRDRLSIKEKLNFLKTNLSLGNKSSLNELLDSDGGKTIDNVVITFISLLELARLKRIEIFQNESFGNVYVDVVRSLEDFDVEQADGFDEEEEGATKIDAEDLLAAAEEVVVQSRTEELENTQTQQDEDSILQ; translated from the coding sequence ATGTTAGATACTACGATTAATGTAAAAACAGATTTCTTTGACGGGCCACTTTCGCTTCTTTTGATGCTTATACAAAAAGAGCAAATGTCGGTAAAGGAATTAGACCTGACAAAGATTACTAAGCAATACCTTGATTATCTTGCAGATATGAAGGAACTGAACTTTGATATCGCCGGGGACTATCTCTATTTAGCGTCTACTCTTGTTCTTCTAAAATCTAAAAACTGTATCACTGAAGAAGAGAATACAGCACTGATGACGGAACTTGGAGCAGGGGATTCACTGAATATCACAAGTCAGGCTGAACTTATTAGAAGACTTGAAGAGCTTCAGCATTTTCAAAAAATGGGACAGAAATTATGGGAACTTCCAAAGAAGGGAACAGATATTTTTGTGAAACCAAAAATTAATAGACAAGAAATTGTAAACTCGATTCTAACTCCAATGGATCTCGAGAAATTAACTCTTTCAATGGTTGATTTCCTATTTAGAGAGAATAGAAAATATACAGTTGTTAAGAGAGATCGATTATCGATTAAAGAAAAACTAAACTTCTTAAAAACAAATTTAAGCCTAGGTAATAAATCGAGCTTAAACGAACTTCTTGACTCGGATGGTGGAAAGACTATTGATAACGTTGTAATCACTTTCATCTCCCTGCTTGAACTTGCTCGTTTAAAGAGAATTGAAATTTTTCAAAATGAAAGTTTTGGAAATGTATATGTTGACGTTGTTAGATCACTTGAAGATTTTGACGTTGAACAAGCTGATGGTTTTGATGAGGAAGAAGAAGGCGCAACAAAGATTGATGCAGAGGACCTCCTGGCAGCAGCTGAAGAGGTTGTCGTTCAATCTCGTACAGAAGAATTAGAAAACACACAAACACAACAAGACGAAGATAGCATTCTACAGTGA
- a CDS encoding pseudouridine synthase, producing MKSVRLQKFIADCGITSRRKAEELISQGRVKVNGVVERELGVKVDPEADAVLVDGKVADLGAVEKIYLVMNKPRGVMTTVSDPEGRKTVMDFCKEVSERIYPVGRLDYLSEGLLILTNDGDLANTIIHPSSDIVKVYEVKVFGAVNEFLLNNLREGAEIDGVKLKPKSVRVIKQLPTKTWIEFRITEGKNREIRKICEANNVVVDKLRRVAIGGLPVEGIGPGKFRAVSKKQLLNLIGIDANGVKLVEDAEYFSEKKTVSLKKKGVQSCTAADDKAFEKFKRETYYDSLKKITETKALKAKKERTEAWEAKEAEHKKRKEAKFQRMKKKAMARKHSHVQFVK from the coding sequence ATGAAATCAGTTAGATTACAAAAATTTATTGCAGATTGTGGAATTACATCAAGAAGAAAGGCCGAAGAACTAATCTCTCAGGGGAGAGTTAAAGTTAATGGTGTAGTTGAAAGAGAACTTGGTGTTAAAGTTGACCCAGAAGCGGATGCTGTTCTTGTAGATGGAAAAGTTGCAGACCTAGGTGCTGTTGAAAAAATCTATCTTGTAATGAATAAGCCACGTGGAGTAATGACAACAGTTAGTGATCCAGAGGGTAGAAAGACTGTTATGGACTTCTGTAAAGAAGTGAGTGAGAGAATTTATCCTGTTGGTAGATTAGATTACCTTTCTGAAGGTCTTTTAATTCTTACTAATGATGGTGACCTTGCAAATACAATTATTCACCCAAGTTCTGATATCGTAAAAGTTTACGAAGTAAAAGTATTTGGTGCTGTGAATGAGTTCCTTTTGAATAACCTTAGAGAGGGAGCTGAGATTGATGGTGTTAAATTAAAACCAAAATCAGTTCGTGTTATTAAGCAACTTCCAACTAAGACTTGGATAGAGTTTAGAATCACAGAAGGAAAGAATCGTGAGATTAGAAAAATCTGTGAAGCGAACAACGTTGTTGTTGATAAACTAAGACGTGTTGCAATCGGAGGACTTCCTGTAGAAGGAATTGGACCTGGAAAGTTTAGAGCTGTTTCTAAGAAACAACTTTTAAACTTAATTGGTATTGATGCAAACGGAGTAAAACTTGTTGAAGATGCAGAATACTTCTCTGAGAAGAAGACTGTATCTTTAAAGAAAAAAGGAGTGCAGTCATGTACTGCAGCTGATGATAAGGCTTTTGAGAAATTCAAGCGTGAGACTTATTATGATTCTTTAAAGAAAATCACTGAAACAAAGGCTCTTAAGGCTAAAAAAGAGAGAACAGAAGCTTGGGAAGCAAAAGAAGCTGAACACAAAAAACGTAAGGAAGCAAAATTTCAAAGAATGAAAAAGAAGGCGATGGCCAGAAAACATTCTCACGTACAATTCGTAAAATAA
- a CDS encoding tryptophan--tRNA ligase has product MSSKICLTGIKPTGMPHLGNYMGAIKPAIETANKGEFKGYYFIADYHSLITIHNGDQLRSDIREVAAAWLASGLDPKKVVLYKQSDIPEILELNWIINCFTAKGLMNRAHAYKAAVQTNTENGKDEDQGVNLGLFTYPILMAADILHINSDIVPVGEDQLQHIEIARDIASSFNHAYKKDFFKLPKAIVAEGENKLLPGLDGRKMSKSYNNHIPLLLPEKKLQKTINKIVTDSTGPEEPKDPNNSLIFDMYKFFSSNEEQEAFAKRFREGIGWGHAKAELFNVVNREVAPIRAEYDKLLADPGYIDTVLKDGADAVREVSSRQLAEIKKLIGVS; this is encoded by the coding sequence ATGTCATCAAAAATTTGTTTAACAGGAATTAAGCCAACAGGAATGCCCCACTTAGGAAACTACATGGGTGCAATTAAACCAGCAATTGAAACGGCCAATAAGGGCGAGTTTAAAGGTTACTACTTTATTGCTGATTACCATTCATTGATTACTATCCATAATGGAGACCAGCTAAGAAGTGATATTCGTGAAGTTGCAGCCGCTTGGCTTGCTAGTGGACTTGATCCTAAAAAAGTAGTTCTTTATAAGCAAAGTGATATTCCAGAAATCTTAGAACTAAATTGGATTATCAATTGTTTTACGGCAAAAGGTTTAATGAATAGAGCCCATGCTTACAAGGCCGCTGTTCAAACAAATACTGAAAATGGAAAGGATGAAGATCAGGGAGTTAATCTAGGACTTTTTACCTATCCAATATTAATGGCCGCAGATATTCTTCATATTAATTCTGATATTGTTCCTGTTGGTGAGGATCAGCTTCAGCATATTGAGATCGCACGTGATATTGCTTCTAGTTTTAATCATGCCTATAAAAAGGATTTTTTTAAACTTCCAAAAGCGATTGTAGCTGAGGGGGAAAATAAACTTCTTCCGGGTCTTGATGGAAGAAAGATGAGTAAGAGTTATAATAATCACATACCACTTTTACTACCAGAGAAGAAGCTTCAAAAAACGATTAATAAAATCGTAACAGACTCAACTGGACCAGAAGAGCCTAAGGACCCAAATAACTCACTTATCTTTGATATGTATAAATTCTTTTCTTCAAATGAGGAACAGGAAGCGTTTGCAAAGAGATTTCGAGAGGGGATTGGTTGGGGACATGCCAAGGCTGAGCTTTTTAACGTTGTAAACCGTGAGGTTGCACCTATTAGAGCTGAGTATGATAAGCTTCTCGCTGATCCTGGTTATATCGATACAGTTTTAAAGGATGGGGCAGATGCAGTGAGAGAAGTCTCAAGTCGTCAGCTTGCTGAAATAAAAAAATTAATCGGTGTTTCTTAA
- the trmB gene encoding tRNA (guanosine(46)-N7)-methyltransferase TrmB: MDKPYTEDFEYTHKNPYHDKLTEFDEFVLRDHEAEEHKGLWNKEIFKRDAPLCLEIGSGYGHFMLDYCEKYPTDNFVGLDYRFKRSYALAKKLARHPYQNFRYLRAKGERIEFMFAENELDKLFYFFPDPWPKKRHMKKRLFQKNFLERAYKVLKPGGYFFIKTDHDGYGEWMKEIIEDQDLFEVELMTTDLWNEPEDNFLKTFKTKFEKIFLEQGINIKAFILKSKKSS, translated from the coding sequence GTGGACAAGCCATACACAGAAGATTTTGAGTATACTCACAAAAATCCATACCATGACAAATTAACAGAATTTGACGAATTCGTTCTTCGCGATCACGAAGCTGAAGAGCATAAAGGGCTTTGGAACAAAGAGATCTTCAAAAGAGATGCACCACTTTGTCTCGAGATTGGAAGTGGTTACGGTCACTTCATGCTTGATTATTGTGAGAAGTATCCAACTGATAACTTCGTTGGTCTTGATTACCGCTTTAAAAGAAGCTACGCGCTTGCAAAGAAACTAGCCCGTCACCCATATCAGAACTTTCGCTACTTGAGAGCGAAGGGAGAAAGAATCGAGTTCATGTTCGCTGAAAATGAACTTGATAAATTATTCTACTTCTTTCCAGATCCATGGCCAAAGAAGAGACACATGAAAAAAAGACTATTCCAAAAGAACTTCCTAGAGAGAGCTTATAAGGTTCTTAAGCCAGGTGGTTACTTCTTCATTAAAACTGATCACGATGGATATGGTGAGTGGATGAAGGAGATTATTGAAGATCAAGATCTCTTTGAAGTAGAGCTAATGACAACAGATCTTTGGAATGAGCCGGAAGATAACTTCCTTAAAACTTTCAAAACTAAATTTGAAAAGATATTCCTAGAACAAGGTATCAATATTAAGGCTTTTATCTTAAAATCAAAGAAGAGCTCTTAA
- a CDS encoding FHA domain-containing protein has protein sequence MKRIEGGPMVVFLWNIEQQYLYEIENEAVVGRVIEADVLIDDESLSRLHCKITFDKEESRYMLEDLGSSNGTKCNGYQVVEPVPLSPGDILTVGKVKMMFLTLENIRENDNASFAKLVPAFLNEKVKEQVKTRSLALYLYAVNQLNLFYDRRTEIKVQNTILKDKDKELEVVDKKRAIIDEKKRELEKMYREKLAAINEKYSEIEKVKNQISEKYRPSLEKVASVISELDGEISKFKTIYFIGLHDDVKHNHTLIVPSTESDENGTTEE, from the coding sequence ATGAAACGTATTGAAGGCGGACCTATGGTTGTATTTCTTTGGAATATTGAACAGCAATATCTCTACGAAATTGAAAATGAAGCAGTAGTTGGAAGAGTTATCGAGGCTGATGTTCTTATTGATGACGAAAGTCTTTCAAGATTGCACTGTAAAATTACTTTCGATAAAGAAGAAAGTAGATACATGTTAGAAGATTTAGGTTCTAGTAACGGGACTAAGTGTAATGGTTATCAAGTTGTTGAGCCCGTTCCTCTTTCCCCAGGAGATATTCTTACTGTTGGAAAAGTTAAGATGATGTTTCTAACTCTGGAAAATATTAGAGAAAATGATAATGCATCTTTTGCGAAACTCGTCCCTGCTTTTCTTAATGAAAAAGTAAAAGAGCAAGTGAAAACGAGATCACTCGCTCTTTACCTCTATGCTGTTAATCAGTTGAATCTCTTTTACGATAGAAGAACTGAAATCAAAGTACAAAATACTATTTTAAAAGATAAAGATAAAGAGCTTGAAGTTGTTGATAAAAAACGCGCGATAATAGATGAAAAAAAGCGAGAGCTAGAAAAAATGTATCGTGAAAAGCTTGCTGCTATTAATGAAAAATATAGCGAGATAGAAAAAGTAAAAAATCAGATATCAGAAAAATATCGCCCATCTCTAGAGAAAGTAGCATCTGTTATTTCGGAACTTGATGGAGAGATTTCTAAGTTTAAAACAATTTACTTCATAGGTCTTCATGACGATGTTAAGCATAATCATACACTTATAGTGCCTTCAACTGAGAGTGATGAAAATGGGACTACTGAAGAATAG
- the scpB gene encoding SMC-Scp complex subunit ScpB codes for MNETNTTEETMAELILAPTDDEMEVELVMFPNDEDLSYPEEHLKLELDYMDEKLQEDKLWKARTGLNDDTICGAIETILFMSDKPVALQKIKQLIDEDMPLRVVHESITRLQKEYESKHHGIRLQEVANGYQFRTKATYSKYVQDLFKVNELVLSPTALEVLAVIAYKQPVSKVEVEKIRGVDSSHIVRGLMDKRLVRVVGRSEEVGKPVLYGTTEEFLEVFNLANLDQLPPEHELQEMAVAGVGKITDISTLVSSDIKAKFDADELNELDSLSDSIKSIEAETDFIKSLKVEEKKRIKGESEVVKTAFDLLEEFLDKTLVSKENKNSVISEIFTAVTDPKVISDLTAGPFNIPEEFEEEEFEMLDLETGEAIKFDDEDESDIELEMEDDSLDVEFELDSEEEEDAEALVAAAFAESEEDEAQEETETEEVINIMGNDEDDEALKLAQALDDAFSKLLGGNSLIDNEMDEDEISNDIDSMTDRMIDEAKDFDIDLSFMKNNDLGDSDELN; via the coding sequence ATGAATGAGACAAACACAACAGAAGAAACAATGGCAGAATTAATCTTAGCTCCAACTGATGATGAGATGGAAGTTGAGCTTGTTATGTTTCCAAATGATGAAGACTTATCATATCCAGAAGAGCACTTAAAACTAGAGCTTGATTATATGGATGAAAAGCTTCAAGAAGATAAGCTTTGGAAAGCAAGAACGGGATTAAATGACGACACAATTTGTGGAGCTATTGAAACAATCCTATTCATGAGTGACAAACCTGTTGCACTTCAAAAAATTAAGCAATTAATTGATGAGGATATGCCTCTACGTGTAGTTCACGAATCAATCACTCGTCTTCAGAAAGAATATGAAAGCAAGCACCATGGAATTAGACTTCAGGAAGTTGCTAACGGATATCAATTTAGAACAAAAGCAACTTATTCGAAGTATGTTCAAGATCTATTCAAAGTTAATGAGCTTGTTCTTTCTCCTACTGCGCTTGAGGTACTAGCGGTAATCGCATACAAGCAACCTGTATCGAAAGTTGAAGTGGAGAAGATTAGAGGTGTTGATAGTTCTCACATTGTAAGAGGACTGATGGATAAGAGACTTGTTCGTGTTGTTGGTCGTTCTGAGGAAGTTGGTAAGCCAGTTCTTTATGGAACAACAGAGGAATTTCTTGAAGTATTCAACCTTGCAAACCTTGACCAATTACCACCGGAGCATGAGCTGCAAGAGATGGCCGTTGCAGGTGTAGGTAAGATTACTGATATTTCAACTCTTGTGAGTTCTGATATTAAGGCGAAGTTTGATGCTGATGAACTTAACGAGCTTGATTCTTTAAGTGATTCAATCAAGTCAATCGAAGCTGAAACAGACTTTATTAAGTCTCTTAAAGTTGAAGAGAAGAAAAGAATTAAAGGAGAGAGTGAAGTTGTAAAAACTGCATTTGACCTTCTTGAAGAGTTCCTTGATAAGACTCTTGTTTCAAAAGAAAATAAAAACTCTGTTATTTCTGAGATCTTTACGGCCGTGACAGATCCAAAAGTTATCTCTGACTTAACTGCTGGTCCATTTAATATTCCAGAAGAATTTGAGGAAGAAGAGTTTGAAATGCTAGACCTTGAAACAGGTGAAGCAATTAAATTTGACGATGAAGATGAATCTGATATTGAGCTTGAGATGGAAGATGACTCTCTCGATGTTGAGTTCGAACTTGACTCAGAAGAGGAAGAAGATGCTGAGGCATTAGTCGCTGCTGCATTTGCAGAAAGTGAAGAAGATGAAGCTCAGGAAGAAACTGAGACTGAAGAAGTTATCAATATCATGGGGAATGATGAAGACGATGAGGCGTTAAAACTTGCTCAGGCCCTTGATGATGCGTTTTCAAAATTACTAGGTGGTAACTCTCTAATTGATAACGAAATGGATGAAGATGAGATCTCAAATGATATCGATTCGATGACAGATCGTATGATTGATGAAGCGAAGGACTTTGATATCGACTTAAGCTTTATGAAAAACAACGACTTAGGTGATTCAGACGAGCTTAATTAA
- a CDS encoding NUDIX pyrophosphatase, producing MSDQARKVQVVVFRKQDNEFYCLLLKTNPERGSFWQNVTGSVDDGEDFETAAKRELFEETGIKSNVTLLDYQIEFFDRWKRNVLEKCYFAISNTDKIQISVEEHTDYEWVPVNEITPTNFKFETNYEAFKRAMKCLS from the coding sequence ATGAGCGATCAAGCAAGAAAAGTCCAAGTAGTTGTATTTAGAAAACAAGACAATGAATTCTATTGTCTCCTGTTAAAGACAAATCCCGAGCGAGGATCGTTTTGGCAAAATGTGACAGGCTCAGTCGACGACGGAGAAGACTTCGAAACAGCTGCTAAAAGAGAGCTTTTCGAAGAAACCGGAATAAAGTCAAATGTCACACTACTTGACTATCAAATTGAATTTTTTGACCGCTGGAAAAGAAATGTTCTAGAGAAGTGTTACTTTGCTATCTCGAATACGGACAAGATTCAAATCTCAGTCGAAGAACACACTGATTATGAATGGGTTCCTGTAAACGAGATCACTCCAACAAACTTTAAATTCGAAACAAATTATGAGGCGTTCAAGAGGGCCATGAAATGTTTAAGCTAA
- the dnaG gene encoding DNA primase — MSLQNLREKIVNEIPISELISRYGINLTRKPSGYVGVCPFHGDTNPSMSVSDDKRIYKCFACGAGTTHFDFVMNLHNLSFVEALKDISEKFGIDFESFTEKTEKSQKVIYAEKILKASSEVFYKIGQSSCEPFKEFVQQRNLSQEIVELYKLGFAPKKNTVIDYISSLPKKAQDEVLAVSQEIGLIKYSDRNKSQYDTFRDRIIFPIWDHYGKVIGYTSRSIHKDQMPKYLNSGESFIFNKRNLLYGLHLAKPFIRKRDAVILVEGNMDQITMFRKGYEHSVAIMGTALGDNSLRALKSLTHNVYLGLDGDDAGFNASVRINKQLLQNGIIPNYIDFAPHKDPDDFLNNEGAVALQNRIDDSKAFIDVLFEKLLPETGLDIVDTKLKILDQAFEIVAPLKTDLRATERLMKWAQKLGLKSASEKIIESYENFLGNNREYPTAAPQPTDEEARIHEEMMAFNEQELYAREVPNGPETLSKVEETLIIALIEHPDCLEHEQMSDLLDFMGSDRVKQYILKLREIIFEIDQKEFKNFAVNIAKEFGLEDVALKGVNKSQDFSIEKDTAKKILIDLEKKLIKETLKEKKELLKTKRQYVQTEEELSQLLMEIHQIEKKLYSLNNPKGPL, encoded by the coding sequence ATGTCGCTACAAAACTTGCGTGAGAAAATCGTTAACGAAATTCCCATCTCGGAGTTAATCTCTCGATATGGGATCAATCTAACTAGAAAACCTTCTGGCTATGTTGGCGTATGTCCTTTTCACGGAGACACAAATCCATCAATGTCTGTTTCTGACGACAAGAGAATCTACAAATGCTTTGCCTGTGGAGCAGGTACGACCCACTTTGATTTTGTCATGAATCTTCACAACCTAAGTTTTGTTGAAGCATTAAAAGATATAAGTGAGAAATTTGGGATCGATTTCGAATCATTTACAGAAAAAACTGAGAAGTCCCAAAAAGTTATCTACGCAGAAAAAATCCTCAAGGCATCAAGTGAGGTCTTTTACAAAATTGGCCAATCTTCCTGCGAGCCATTTAAAGAGTTTGTTCAGCAAAGAAACCTCTCTCAAGAAATTGTCGAGCTCTACAAACTTGGATTCGCACCCAAGAAAAATACTGTTATAGACTATATCTCATCACTCCCAAAAAAAGCTCAAGATGAGGTCCTAGCTGTCAGTCAAGAAATCGGACTCATTAAATATAGCGATAGAAATAAGTCCCAATATGATACCTTTCGCGACCGTATTATCTTTCCAATCTGGGACCATTACGGGAAAGTGATTGGCTACACAAGTCGCTCGATCCATAAGGATCAGATGCCTAAATACCTTAATTCAGGTGAATCTTTCATCTTTAACAAGCGTAACCTATTGTATGGTCTTCATCTTGCAAAACCTTTCATTAGAAAGCGAGATGCCGTCATTCTCGTTGAAGGGAATATGGATCAAATTACGATGTTTAGAAAAGGTTATGAACATTCAGTTGCTATAATGGGAACCGCACTTGGAGACAATTCTCTGCGCGCACTGAAGTCACTTACTCATAACGTCTACCTCGGACTTGATGGAGATGACGCTGGATTTAATGCATCTGTGCGAATCAATAAGCAGCTATTACAAAATGGAATCATTCCAAATTATATCGATTTTGCACCTCATAAAGATCCAGATGATTTTTTAAATAATGAAGGCGCTGTCGCTCTTCAAAACAGAATTGACGACTCAAAAGCATTTATTGATGTACTCTTTGAAAAGCTTCTACCTGAAACAGGACTCGATATTGTCGACACAAAGCTAAAAATCCTCGATCAAGCTTTTGAAATTGTCGCTCCATTAAAAACAGACCTTCGCGCGACAGAGAGATTAATGAAGTGGGCCCAAAAGCTTGGACTTAAATCTGCTTCAGAAAAAATTATCGAAAGCTATGAAAACTTCTTAGGAAATAATCGCGAATACCCTACAGCAGCACCGCAACCAACCGATGAGGAAGCTAGAATTCACGAAGAAATGATGGCCTTCAATGAGCAAGAACTCTATGCAAGAGAAGTGCCAAATGGCCCTGAAACCTTATCAAAAGTGGAAGAAACTTTGATTATCGCTTTAATTGAGCATCCTGACTGTCTGGAGCATGAGCAAATGAGCGATTTACTTGATTTTATGGGCTCTGATAGGGTAAAACAATATATTCTTAAACTGCGAGAAATCATTTTTGAAATTGATCAGAAAGAGTTTAAGAACTTTGCAGTTAATATCGCAAAAGAGTTTGGCCTCGAAGATGTTGCGCTTAAAGGTGTTAATAAATCACAAGACTTCTCAATTGAAAAAGATACTGCAAAAAAGATTTTAATCGATCTTGAAAAAAAATTGATAAAGGAAACATTAAAAGAAAAAAAAGAACTTCTAAAAACAAAGAGACAGTATGTCCAAACTGAAGAAGAACTCTCTCAACTTTTAATGGAAATCCATCAAATAGAAAAGAAACTGTACAGTTTAAATAATCCGAAAGGACCCCTGTAA